A region of Paenibacillus thiaminolyticus DNA encodes the following proteins:
- a CDS encoding ABC transporter substrate-binding protein: MKKIKWLSALLILAVIAAGCGGSGNAGESSAGNGKTTITFLNGFTGGDGGYMKKITDGFNSSQDKYFIKEMQEKDHYTKFKSGNYDLVVIHANNLQTYKMDGMIQDITPAMEKAGLQESDFHPAAADLARLEGNMYGLPLDIHPLTMFYNKELVAEAPQTYADLEALNAELQAKDKNLFAAGVPSSGIVEFYIMTIAAQNGIQLQQDNYLNFNQPAFADALLTFHDMIWKDKLSPAGLGLDGEFQAFMKEAQDANASVQTAVALTGPWFYGAAKDKFGDQLGIGPVPQLGAEQAVYGNGHIIAVPASVKDDKVLEGIAEYLKYMFTTENLIHWADAGQAPAHAATMSYIEENQDKYPLSYANQQQFETYVKAPQVYQFGEQMRYMNEKVFSKVVLTENLSKDELMQELETATENAKQIAATQP; the protein is encoded by the coding sequence ATGAAAAAAATAAAATGGTTGAGCGCGCTTCTCATTTTGGCGGTTATTGCGGCTGGCTGCGGAGGGTCCGGCAATGCGGGCGAGTCTTCCGCCGGTAACGGCAAGACCACCATTACGTTCCTTAACGGATTTACGGGCGGGGACGGAGGTTACATGAAAAAGATTACGGACGGCTTCAACAGCTCCCAAGATAAATATTTCATTAAAGAGATGCAGGAGAAAGATCATTATACCAAGTTCAAATCCGGCAATTATGATTTGGTTGTCATCCATGCCAATAATTTGCAAACGTACAAAATGGACGGCATGATTCAGGATATTACGCCGGCCATGGAGAAAGCGGGCTTGCAGGAAAGCGACTTCCATCCGGCCGCTGCGGACTTGGCGCGGCTGGAGGGCAACATGTACGGGTTGCCGCTCGATATCCACCCGCTTACGATGTTCTACAACAAAGAGCTTGTCGCCGAAGCACCGCAAACCTACGCCGATTTGGAGGCGCTCAATGCGGAATTGCAGGCAAAGGATAAAAATTTATTTGCCGCGGGCGTTCCATCCAGCGGGATTGTCGAATTTTATATTATGACGATCGCCGCGCAGAACGGCATTCAGCTGCAGCAGGATAATTATTTGAACTTTAATCAGCCTGCATTTGCCGACGCTCTCCTGACATTCCATGACATGATATGGAAGGACAAGCTCTCCCCGGCGGGACTTGGACTCGATGGAGAGTTCCAGGCCTTCATGAAGGAAGCGCAGGACGCGAATGCATCCGTGCAGACGGCGGTCGCGCTGACGGGGCCATGGTTCTACGGCGCGGCCAAAGATAAATTCGGCGACCAGTTGGGGATCGGCCCGGTCCCTCAATTGGGGGCAGAGCAAGCGGTCTATGGCAACGGTCATATTATCGCTGTGCCTGCTAGCGTCAAGGACGACAAGGTGCTCGAAGGAATTGCGGAATATTTGAAGTACATGTTCACGACGGAAAATTTAATCCATTGGGCGGATGCGGGACAAGCTCCGGCGCATGCGGCAACGATGAGCTACATCGAAGAGAATCAAGACAAATATCCGTTGTCCTATGCGAACCAGCAGCAATTCGAAACCTATGTCAAAGCTCCGCAAGTCTACCAATTCGGAGAACAGATGCGCTACATGAACGAAAAAGTATTCAGTAAAGTCGTGCTTACCGAAAATCTAAGCAAGGATGAACTCATGCAGGAACTGGAGACGGCAACGGAAAATGCGAAGCAAATCGCGGCCACGCAGCCATAA
- a CDS encoding carbohydrate ABC transporter permease, protein MNYSMKSKRWALLFVLPFVACFILFWLAPLVYGIFISLFKWNIASGNNGFVGLDNYKAILTSGTIYNKLFINGLKNTFIFVLLSVPPLLLVSLGLALIINYLPSRWKTVYRTVFFMSYSVSVTAVSAIFLWLFNGNGGFVNNVLMSAGMDKPVVWLNTQPYAWITILITTIWWTIGFNMMLFLNAIDEVDEQLYEAAGLDGAGAFKKFWYVTFPEIRNISIFIMITTVIASFNLYGQTKLITAGGPEQSTSSLIMNIQQTVFDMNQLGIGSAMAILMGLIMMCVTGAQYWLSYRNQ, encoded by the coding sequence ATGAATTACTCCATGAAATCCAAACGATGGGCTCTCCTGTTTGTGCTGCCGTTCGTGGCATGCTTCATTCTGTTCTGGCTGGCTCCGCTCGTATACGGCATCTTCATCAGTCTGTTCAAATGGAATATCGCGAGCGGGAACAATGGGTTCGTCGGCCTGGACAACTACAAGGCGATTCTTACTTCAGGCACGATTTACAACAAGCTGTTCATCAATGGGCTGAAAAATACGTTCATCTTCGTCCTGCTCAGCGTTCCGCCATTGCTCTTGGTGAGCTTGGGGCTCGCTTTAATCATTAATTACTTGCCGAGCCGCTGGAAGACCGTTTATCGGACCGTGTTTTTCATGTCCTATTCTGTCTCGGTAACCGCCGTCTCCGCGATATTTTTGTGGCTGTTCAACGGCAACGGCGGATTCGTCAATAATGTGCTCATGTCGGCCGGCATGGACAAGCCGGTTGTGTGGCTCAACACGCAGCCGTACGCCTGGATCACGATTTTGATTACGACGATATGGTGGACGATCGGCTTCAACATGATGCTGTTCCTGAATGCGATCGACGAGGTGGACGAGCAGCTTTACGAAGCGGCCGGCTTGGACGGGGCCGGGGCATTCAAAAAGTTCTGGTACGTCACGTTTCCCGAAATCCGCAATATTAGCATTTTTATTATGATTACGACGGTCATCGCTTCGTTCAACCTGTACGGGCAGACGAAGCTGATTACGGCAGGGGGTCCGGAGCAATCGACAAGCTCTCTCATTATGAATATACAGCAGACGGTATTCGATATGAACCAGCTTGGCATCGGCTCGGCGATGGCTATCCTGATGGGGTTGATTATGATGTGCGTAACCGGGGCGCAGTACTGGCTGTCCTATCGGAATCAATGA
- a CDS encoding carbohydrate ABC transporter permease produces the protein MRKKGKIINFIAATILGLLFLLPILWMIFTSFKTLGEAMSSSALLPKQWTAENYAGIMSDAQNSPMLLWILNTAIVTLAGTLLVVFVDVLAAYSLARLQFPGKKLLLAAVVGALTIPGIVTLFPAFYLFKSFHLLDTFVPLIFPYSAGTMGVFLVYNFLLSFPKELEEAAYLDGASQWKILTSVIFPAIRPVVTTLSVITFLGIYNDYLWPSLVVSSTEMKTITVGIASLIQGSNFVNPAKMMASTVIATLPAILIFVFTNKYFVKGVTNSGIK, from the coding sequence GTGAGAAAAAAGGGGAAAATAATCAATTTTATCGCCGCTACCATATTAGGACTGTTATTTTTGCTACCCATTCTGTGGATGATCTTCACTTCCTTCAAAACACTCGGGGAAGCGATGTCAAGCTCTGCCCTGCTTCCGAAGCAATGGACGGCAGAAAACTATGCCGGGATAATGAGCGATGCGCAAAATTCGCCGATGCTGCTGTGGATTTTGAATACCGCTATCGTCACGCTTGCGGGCACCTTGCTGGTCGTATTCGTCGATGTGCTGGCTGCCTATTCATTGGCACGATTGCAGTTCCCCGGCAAGAAATTGTTGTTGGCCGCAGTGGTCGGCGCATTGACGATTCCCGGAATCGTCACCCTGTTCCCGGCGTTCTACTTATTTAAATCGTTTCATTTGCTCGATACGTTCGTACCGCTCATTTTCCCTTATTCAGCCGGTACGATGGGCGTTTTTCTCGTCTATAATTTCTTGCTGTCCTTTCCTAAAGAGTTGGAAGAGGCTGCGTATCTAGATGGCGCTTCGCAATGGAAAATCTTAACTAGCGTTATTTTTCCGGCCATTCGCCCGGTTGTAACGACGTTGTCGGTCATTACCTTCCTGGGCATTTATAACGACTATTTATGGCCTTCGCTCGTGGTCAGCTCCACCGAGATGAAAACGATTACGGTCGGGATAGCGAGCTTGATCCAAGGCTCCAATTTCGTGAATCCGGCCAAGATGATGGCATCGACCGTCATCGCAACGCTGCCGGCGATCCTGATCTTCGTGTTCACCAATAAATATTTCGTCAAAGGCGTTACCAACTCAGGGATAAAATAA
- a CDS encoding glycoside hydrolase family 2 protein, whose amino-acid sequence MAYRTEYPRPQFVRKEWENLNGTWQFAFDDENVGTAQKWYTNEQFFNRKIEVPFAYQTELSGIHDPSFHDVVWYRRAFTVNEAWQGKRVLLHFGAVDYRAWVYVNGQYVGMHEGGSVPFHFDITDELTWGTEQVTVRVEDPSADETIPRGKQYWLERPDAIWYTRTTGIWQTVWLEAVHSTRIGTVKYHPNVDEGEVTLEWEVEGDYRGKSVDLRISFQGELIAEDCIYLQSAYTKRAIDLFNRHIFRTPFHHMGWTWTPDTPNLFDVTFELKQGDEVLDRVESYFGMRKVHTENGMVYLNNKPYYQKLVLDQGYWPQGLLTAPSDEDLKKDIELAKQMGFNGCRKHQKVEDPRFLYWADVLGFLVWGECAAAAYFSENAVARLTREWIDIVERDYNHPSIIAWVPINESWGIPMVQSCEQQQHHSLGMYHLLHSLDTTRLVISNDGWEQTTTDICAIHNYSHGGQEEPDKYEYYKQSLATKEQVLQAQSAKRRIYANGFAHQGEPILLTEFGGIAYKLGADEGWGYTSVSNERDFVEDYRRVIEAVYASRVIHGFCYTQLTDVEQEINGLLTYDRKPKCDVNDIRRIHELWNQEIVEQ is encoded by the coding sequence ATGGCATATAGAACCGAATATCCTAGACCGCAATTTGTACGAAAAGAATGGGAAAATCTGAACGGCACGTGGCAGTTCGCGTTCGATGATGAAAACGTCGGCACCGCCCAGAAATGGTATACGAATGAGCAATTTTTTAACCGGAAGATCGAGGTTCCGTTTGCCTATCAGACCGAGTTGAGCGGCATTCACGATCCTTCGTTCCACGATGTCGTATGGTACCGCAGAGCTTTTACGGTCAACGAGGCCTGGCAGGGCAAGCGCGTTCTGCTGCATTTCGGAGCCGTCGACTATCGCGCCTGGGTATATGTTAACGGGCAATACGTAGGGATGCATGAGGGTGGCAGCGTTCCTTTTCACTTCGACATTACCGATGAATTGACCTGGGGAACGGAACAGGTGACGGTTCGGGTCGAAGATCCGTCCGCCGACGAGACGATTCCCCGCGGCAAGCAGTACTGGCTGGAGCGCCCGGACGCGATCTGGTATACGCGCACGACGGGAATATGGCAGACCGTATGGCTTGAAGCGGTCCATTCGACAAGAATCGGAACGGTGAAATATCATCCGAACGTCGATGAGGGCGAGGTCACGCTGGAATGGGAAGTGGAGGGCGATTACCGGGGGAAAAGCGTCGATCTCCGGATCTCGTTCCAAGGCGAGCTAATCGCCGAAGATTGCATTTATCTGCAATCGGCTTATACGAAGAGAGCGATCGATTTATTCAATCGTCATATTTTTCGAACGCCATTTCATCACATGGGCTGGACCTGGACACCCGACACGCCGAATCTGTTCGACGTTACCTTCGAATTGAAGCAAGGCGACGAAGTGCTCGATCGCGTGGAATCTTACTTTGGCATGAGAAAAGTTCATACCGAAAACGGTATGGTTTATTTGAATAACAAGCCATATTACCAGAAGCTGGTGCTCGACCAAGGATATTGGCCGCAAGGATTATTGACGGCGCCGAGCGACGAGGATTTGAAGAAGGATATCGAGCTGGCGAAGCAAATGGGCTTCAATGGCTGCCGCAAGCATCAAAAGGTGGAGGATCCGCGCTTCTTGTATTGGGCGGATGTGTTGGGATTTCTCGTGTGGGGAGAATGCGCGGCGGCGGCTTACTTCAGCGAGAACGCCGTAGCCCGGTTAACCCGGGAATGGATCGACATCGTGGAGAGAGACTATAACCATCCTTCCATCATCGCGTGGGTGCCGATCAATGAAAGCTGGGGAATTCCAATGGTCCAGAGCTGCGAACAGCAGCAGCATCACAGCTTGGGGATGTATCATTTGCTTCATTCTTTGGATACGACGCGGCTCGTCATTTCGAATGACGGGTGGGAGCAGACGACAACCGATATTTGTGCGATTCATAACTATTCACATGGCGGGCAGGAGGAACCGGACAAATACGAGTATTATAAACAATCCCTTGCCACGAAAGAACAAGTTTTGCAGGCTCAGTCGGCCAAGCGCCGAATTTATGCGAACGGCTTTGCCCACCAAGGCGAACCGATCCTGTTGACCGAGTTCGGGGGAATTGCCTACAAGCTTGGCGCCGACGAGGGGTGGGGCTATACTTCCGTGAGCAATGAGCGGGATTTCGTGGAGGATTACCGCAGAGTGATCGAGGCCGTCTACGCTTCCCGCGTAATCCATGGATTTTGTTATACGCAGCTGACGGACGTGGAGCAGGAGATCAACGGATTATTGACCTATGATCGGAAGCCCAAGTGCGATGTGAACGACATCCGGCGAATCCATGAGTTGTGGAATCAAGAGATTGTCGAGCAATAA
- a CDS encoding family 43 glycosylhydrolase, whose product MQTGFRTIKTVTTDQIHVRDPFVFPNKEEGKYYLFGTTFADGCGDIDPVFEVYESSDLRQWTGPYIAFQPPKGFWGVRHYWAPEVFEADGKYYMFATCKGGIGEHRGTGILVADHPAGPYRPHSDGPVTPRDWECLDGTYYEDGEGQRWIVFCHEWTELYEGNIKAIRLTKDLTSSYGEAVTILNAADMEWIRLFGDPRIEKEG is encoded by the coding sequence ATGCAAACAGGATTTCGAACGATAAAAACGGTAACGACAGATCAGATTCATGTGCGCGACCCATTTGTATTTCCGAATAAGGAAGAGGGGAAATATTATTTGTTCGGCACGACGTTCGCCGATGGCTGCGGGGATATCGATCCTGTGTTTGAAGTCTATGAAAGCAGCGATTTGCGGCAATGGACAGGCCCTTATATTGCGTTTCAACCGCCCAAAGGCTTCTGGGGAGTGCGCCATTATTGGGCTCCGGAAGTGTTCGAGGCAGACGGAAAATATTATATGTTCGCCACGTGCAAGGGCGGCATCGGCGAACACCGGGGGACCGGCATACTCGTGGCGGATCATCCTGCCGGACCGTACCGGCCGCATAGCGACGGCCCCGTGACGCCCCGCGATTGGGAATGCTTGGACGGAACCTACTACGAGGATGGAGAAGGACAGCGCTGGATCGTATTTTGTCACGAGTGGACCGAACTCTATGAAGGCAACATTAAGGCGATTCGCCTCACAAAAGACTTAACCTCCTCTTACGGAGAAGCGGTAACGATTCTGAACGCGGCCGACATGGAATGGATTCGTCTGTTCGGCGATCCGCGCATCGAGAAGGAAGGCTAA
- a CDS encoding sporulation protein YjcZ, with the protein MSGVGGIGGLWTSTGVILVLFILLVIVSCACIF; encoded by the coding sequence ATGAGCGGAGTAGGCGGAATTGGGGGTCTCTGGACCTCGACAGGCGTCATCTTGGTTCTCTTTATCTTGCTTGTCATCGTTTCTTGCGCTTGTATCTTCTAA
- a CDS encoding flavocytochrome c — protein MHKKLNIALILLLSILLIMSGCGNRGAKPEPNKGAAQEEKDKGKKDAASGASMAKYTPLEELKDSYDIVIVGAGGAGMSAALEAKAAGMNPVILEKMPVAGGNTSKSSSGMNASETKFQKEQGISDSNDVFYEETLKGGHNTNNKDLLRFFVDNSAGAIDWLDSIGITLNNITITGGMSEKRTHRPKDGSAVGQYLVTGLLKNVQEQGIPIFVNANVKEITKQDGKASGVKVAFSQNGEKTIAAKSVVITAGGFGANMDIIAQFRPDLEGYVTTNQKGSTGDGIKMIEKMGGTTVDMAYIQVHPTVQQENSYLIGEVVRGEGAILVSSKGKRFINEMAARDTVTAAINKLPEKNAFLVFDSGVRKRAKAVEQYEKLGFVKTKDTIKALAEEIGVPADQLQKTLDTWNGAVKNKKDAEFGRKTGMDHDLSAAPYYAIKIGPGIHYTMGGVEINTNTEVLDNNGKPIPGLFAAGEVTGGLHGENRIGGNSVAEIVIFGRQAGIKSSEYVKTQK, from the coding sequence ATGCACAAAAAATTAAACATTGCCTTGATTCTCCTGCTCTCCATCCTGCTGATCATGTCAGGATGCGGTAACAGAGGCGCGAAACCGGAGCCGAATAAGGGCGCTGCACAAGAAGAAAAGGATAAAGGAAAAAAAGATGCTGCATCAGGTGCATCCATGGCGAAGTATACTCCACTTGAGGAGCTTAAAGACAGCTACGACATCGTGATCGTTGGCGCGGGCGGCGCAGGCATGAGTGCAGCACTTGAAGCCAAAGCAGCGGGCATGAACCCGGTCATCCTCGAGAAAATGCCGGTTGCAGGCGGCAATACAAGCAAATCGTCCTCGGGCATGAACGCTTCGGAAACGAAATTCCAAAAGGAGCAAGGCATTTCGGACAGTAATGATGTATTTTACGAAGAGACATTAAAAGGCGGGCATAACACCAACAATAAGGACTTGCTTCGCTTTTTCGTCGACAATTCAGCCGGTGCCATCGATTGGCTGGATTCCATCGGCATCACATTGAACAATATCACGATCACGGGCGGCATGAGCGAGAAACGCACCCATCGTCCCAAAGACGGCTCGGCTGTTGGCCAGTATCTCGTGACCGGTTTGCTGAAAAATGTACAGGAACAGGGCATTCCGATTTTTGTCAATGCCAATGTCAAAGAAATTACGAAGCAAGACGGAAAAGCAAGTGGGGTTAAAGTTGCCTTCAGTCAGAATGGCGAGAAAACAATCGCTGCGAAATCCGTCGTCATCACGGCTGGCGGATTTGGCGCCAACATGGATATCATCGCCCAGTTCCGGCCGGACCTGGAAGGATATGTGACGACGAATCAAAAAGGAAGCACTGGCGACGGCATTAAAATGATCGAAAAAATGGGAGGCACCACGGTCGATATGGCTTATATCCAGGTTCACCCGACGGTGCAGCAGGAAAACTCCTACCTCATCGGTGAAGTGGTACGGGGAGAGGGCGCAATTCTCGTATCCAGCAAAGGCAAGCGGTTTATCAACGAAATGGCTGCTCGTGACACGGTAACTGCGGCGATCAATAAGCTGCCGGAGAAAAACGCTTTCCTTGTGTTCGATTCCGGCGTCAGAAAGCGCGCCAAAGCGGTTGAACAATATGAAAAATTGGGATTTGTGAAGACCAAGGACACAATCAAGGCGTTAGCTGAAGAAATCGGCGTACCGGCGGATCAATTACAAAAGACCCTCGATACGTGGAACGGCGCTGTAAAAAATAAGAAAGACGCCGAGTTCGGGAGAAAGACGGGCATGGATCACGACCTGTCGGCTGCGCCGTACTACGCGATCAAAATCGGACCAGGAATTCACTACACGATGGGCGGCGTGGAAATCAACACGAACACGGAAGTCTTGGACAATAACGGAAAACCTATTCCAGGTCTTTTTGCCGCAGGTGAAGTTACCGGAGGTCTGCACGGCGAGAACCGAATCGGTGGTAATTCCGTTGCCGAAATCGTCATTTTCGGCCGTCAAGCCGGCATCAAATCGTCCGAATACGTGAAAACGCAAAAATAA